In the Candidatus Cloacimonas acidaminovorans str. Evry genome, one interval contains:
- a CDS encoding ABC transporter permease subunit, translating to MKTVFTIAKKEYELALHSISTYIVYILFLVIIGIIFSNMAFKIARAELRFLFEVIHIIFLFYIPAITMGSIAKERQTGTLELLSTLPIKLSSIVWGKILSALFQIITIIILSLVFFGIIVIFGEGIDYGAIICGYIGLILAGLAYASIGVFASSFPSNQILAFVLALLFSAVFYLLKFLLPLLPFGLVPIVQYFSFDYHLNSFLKGLIDSRDILFFLAVTVIFALLAQFNLQSKNLMQEK from the coding sequence ATGAAAACAGTTTTCACTATTGCTAAAAAAGAATATGAACTTGCTTTGCATTCAATTTCCACTTATATTGTCTACATCTTGTTTTTGGTGATTATTGGCATTATTTTTTCCAATATGGCCTTCAAAATTGCCCGAGCGGAATTGCGTTTTTTGTTTGAAGTTATCCATATTATCTTTCTCTTTTATATTCCAGCTATCACAATGGGAAGCATTGCCAAAGAAAGGCAAACCGGAACTTTAGAATTGCTTTCCACTTTACCGATAAAGCTTTCTTCTATTGTTTGGGGGAAAATTTTATCGGCTTTATTCCAGATTATTACAATTATTATTCTTTCTCTTGTTTTCTTCGGGATTATTGTTATTTTCGGAGAGGGAATTGATTATGGAGCCATAATTTGCGGCTATATAGGTCTTATTTTAGCAGGATTGGCTTATGCTTCCATCGGAGTTTTTGCCTCCAGTTTTCCCAGCAATCAAATTCTGGCTTTTGTTTTGGCTTTACTTTTTTCTGCTGTTTTTTATTTACTGAAGTTTCTTTTACCGCTATTACCTTTTGGTCTGGTGCCAATTGTGCAATACTTCAGTTTTGATTATCATTTAAACAGTTTTTTGAAAGGGCTTATAGACAGTCGTGATATTCTCTTTTTCCTTGCTGTTACGGTTATTTTTGCGTTGTTGGCTCAATTTAATCTCCAAAGCAAAAACCTGATGCAGGAAAAATAA
- the glyS gene encoding glycine--tRNA ligase subunit beta: MERSRFLLELGCEELPERQIEIACNGVSSSFGTFLKSNKLYCGSYKVSGTPRRIYLDALELDTHQEDEEILKTGPLVSVAYDEEGNLTPAGKGFLNRSQAKEAAIFIQETEKGKFLAVKYIKKGLATVELLKSWIPEMIVQIPFEKKMAWSQLGLIFSRPLRWFLILWNNRPLELDFGGIPCGNITYGNRFLGLEKSITINKAEDYLPKLLEQKVIVDIEERRKEIITQLAAIFPEDNFKVIEDRELVETVVNLVEYPTAVVGEFEEKYLSLPDKIIISTISQAQKYFAVQDNQGKLSNKFVFISNGNPSASMIIRKGNEKVVKARLADALWYWNEDTKYPLEHWTRHLDKVIFQAKLGTMADKTKRIMQLVSALADELKITEEQKKKAIRCAELCKADLVTNMLGEKEFTKLQGYIGKQYAIASGEDREIAEGIFEHYLPRGSGDELPSTLCGAIVAIADKMDTVAGIIGIGMMPTGSGDPFALRRAANGVVQIISSRKWDLDLFSFADRALELIGKQTELDKKAKKNLHSFLEQRITGLLKTNGIAYDVIESVMHIDKSHLHDLENRAQALNALKGKEDFIHLVIGFKRVANIIAETQDFVPFNKDKLVEPEEINLYEALQTLHQDIDSALQNKDYPLALQYLIKFGKVIDAFFDAVLVNCEDDELRNNRHSLLKEVKKEFLRVADLSLIVLETEQ, translated from the coding sequence TTGGAACGAAGCCGGTTTTTACTTGAATTGGGATGTGAAGAACTCCCGGAAAGACAGATAGAAATTGCCTGCAACGGTGTCAGCTCATCTTTTGGGACTTTTTTGAAAAGTAATAAACTATACTGCGGTTCTTATAAAGTGAGTGGAACTCCTCGCAGGATATATTTGGATGCTCTGGAACTGGATACTCATCAGGAGGATGAGGAAATTTTAAAGACAGGACCTTTAGTCAGCGTTGCTTACGATGAAGAGGGCAATCTAACACCTGCAGGTAAGGGTTTTTTAAACAGAAGCCAGGCAAAGGAAGCAGCAATATTTATTCAGGAAACAGAGAAAGGTAAGTTTCTGGCAGTAAAATATATAAAAAAGGGATTAGCGACAGTTGAGCTGCTGAAGAGCTGGATTCCGGAAATGATTGTGCAGATACCATTTGAGAAAAAAATGGCTTGGAGCCAATTAGGATTAATTTTTTCCCGCCCTCTGCGCTGGTTTTTAATTCTATGGAATAATAGGCCTTTAGAGTTGGATTTTGGGGGAATACCTTGTGGGAATATTACTTACGGAAATCGTTTTTTGGGGTTGGAAAAGTCCATTACTATTAATAAAGCAGAGGACTATCTTCCCAAACTGCTTGAACAGAAAGTAATAGTTGATATTGAAGAGCGCAGAAAAGAAATAATTACCCAACTGGCAGCTATTTTTCCGGAAGACAATTTTAAAGTTATAGAAGACCGTGAGTTAGTAGAAACGGTAGTCAATTTGGTAGAATATCCTACTGCGGTTGTTGGAGAATTTGAAGAAAAGTATCTTTCCCTACCGGATAAAATTATTATCAGCACAATAAGTCAAGCACAAAAGTATTTTGCGGTGCAGGATAACCAAGGTAAATTAAGTAATAAATTTGTATTTATTTCCAATGGTAATCCATCTGCAAGTATGATTATCAGAAAAGGCAATGAGAAAGTAGTAAAAGCACGCCTAGCAGATGCTTTATGGTATTGGAATGAAGATACAAAATATCCGCTGGAACATTGGACGAGGCATTTGGACAAGGTTATATTTCAAGCAAAATTAGGAACAATGGCTGATAAAACCAAACGCATAATGCAATTGGTAAGTGCCTTAGCGGATGAATTGAAGATAACAGAAGAACAAAAGAAAAAGGCAATTCGTTGCGCAGAACTCTGTAAAGCAGATTTGGTTACTAATATGCTTGGAGAAAAAGAATTTACAAAACTTCAGGGATATATCGGCAAACAATATGCTATTGCTTCGGGAGAAGATCGGGAAATTGCAGAAGGTATATTTGAACACTATTTACCAAGAGGTTCGGGTGATGAACTTCCTTCAACATTGTGTGGAGCAATAGTTGCTATTGCAGATAAAATGGATACGGTTGCCGGAATTATTGGAATTGGAATGATGCCAACGGGAAGTGGAGATCCTTTTGCCCTCCGACGCGCTGCTAATGGTGTTGTGCAAATTATCAGTTCCCGAAAATGGGATTTGGATTTGTTCTCTTTTGCCGATAGAGCTTTGGAATTAATTGGTAAACAGACAGAATTAGACAAAAAGGCAAAAAAGAATTTGCACAGTTTTCTGGAACAAAGAATTACTGGATTGCTGAAAACAAACGGCATCGCTTACGATGTGATAGAAAGCGTGATGCATATTGATAAAAGCCATTTGCACGATTTGGAAAACCGGGCTCAAGCATTGAATGCATTAAAAGGTAAAGAGGACTTTATTCATCTGGTGATTGGTTTTAAGAGGGTAGCAAATATTATTGCCGAAACACAGGATTTTGTTCCCTTTAATAAAGATAAACTTGTTGAGCCGGAAGAAATTAACCTTTATGAAGCTCTGCAGACATTACATCAGGATATTGATTCCGCTTTACAAAACAAGGATTATCCTTTGGCTTTACAGTATTTGATCAAGTTTGGAAAAGTTATAGATGCCTTTTTTGACGCAGTTTTGGTAAACTGCGAAGATGATGAATTACGCAATAATAGACACTCCTTGCTGAAAGAAGTAAAAAAAGAATTTTTAAGAGTTGCAGACCTATCGTTGATAGTTCTGGAAACGGAACAATAG
- a CDS encoding ABC transporter ATP-binding protein, with product MIKIDKLSRYFGDIKAVDEISFCIQDKEIVGFLGPNGAGKTTTLRMIVGYLQPSSGNIEIDGESIFTDPLKASRQIGYLPEQNPLYDEMTVVELLAYFAALRKLKRDYFRERLNFVVKNCGLKDVLYQRIGTLSKGYRQRTGLAQAILHDPRILILDEPTSGLDPNQIIEIRELIRELGKEKMVLLSSHIMQEVQALCDRVVIINKGKIIVDDNIENLPNYLKRSTMLILEVQGENVDFSDFLKEYPFVELDILSRNETTCKVCVYETSGRLISSSITNNESDKNSIDETSEFDLRQELSRFIRDKGWLILEFSTSKMSLESIFHELTIENYYEPEIEEKLSTEQEFMEEEQTKPAETEDNGEEQ from the coding sequence ATGATAAAAATAGATAAGCTGAGCCGATATTTCGGAGACATCAAAGCTGTTGATGAAATCAGTTTCTGCATTCAGGATAAAGAAATTGTCGGTTTTTTAGGTCCTAATGGAGCTGGTAAAACTACAACTCTTAGAATGATTGTTGGTTATTTGCAACCCAGTTCCGGAAATATTGAAATTGACGGCGAAAGCATTTTTACCGATCCCTTAAAAGCCAGCAGACAGATTGGCTATTTACCGGAGCAAAATCCTTTATACGACGAAATGACAGTAGTGGAATTATTAGCATATTTTGCCGCTTTACGGAAATTGAAACGGGATTATTTTAGGGAACGCCTGAATTTTGTAGTTAAAAACTGCGGACTTAAAGATGTCTTGTATCAAAGAATAGGAACCCTTTCCAAGGGCTATCGTCAAAGAACCGGTTTAGCACAGGCAATTTTACATGATCCCAGAATTTTGATTTTAGATGAACCTACTTCCGGTCTTGACCCCAATCAAATAATTGAAATTCGTGAACTTATACGGGAATTAGGCAAAGAGAAAATGGTTTTGCTTTCCAGTCATATTATGCAGGAAGTTCAGGCACTTTGTGATCGGGTTGTAATAATTAATAAAGGTAAAATTATTGTTGATGATAATATAGAAAACTTGCCCAATTATCTGAAAAGAAGCACTATGTTAATTCTGGAAGTGCAGGGAGAAAATGTAGATTTTTCTGATTTTCTAAAAGAGTATCCTTTTGTGGAACTGGATATTCTTTCACGGAATGAAACCACCTGCAAAGTTTGTGTTTATGAAACCTCCGGAAGGTTGATCTCCTCATCAATCACCAATAATGAAAGTGATAAGAATAGTATTGATGAAACCTCCGAATTTGATTTACGCCAAGAGCTTTCCCGTTTTATCAGAGATAAGGGCTGGTTAATTTTAGAATTTTCTACTAGCAAAATGAGTTTGGAATCTATTTTCCATGAGCTTACTATAGAAAACTATTATGAGCCCGAAATTGAAGAAAAGTTATCTACAGAACAAGAATTTATGGAAGAAGAACAAACAAAACCCGCTGAAACAGAAGATAATGGGGAAGAGCAATGA
- the pta gene encoding phosphate acetyltransferase, which produces MFIIDDLINKAKGNSGSIVLPESTDPRVLTAVAKIVAMDLAKVTLLGESEIINQEAKALNIELNNVTIINPETSEDIPAFAEAYYQRRKEKGVTMAQAIETVKNPLYFGASMVKEGKVEGMVAGAVNITADVLRAALQVIGVMPGLKTVSSAFIMPVPDFRGEKRIFLFADCAVVPNPSSEQLADIAMSSALTRKAIIGDEPKVALLSFSTLGSAKHELVDKVTMAKEILTERKVDFDFDGELQVDAAIIPEVAKRKAPQSSVAGNANILIFPDLQAGNIGYKLAQYIGKVEAIGPIIQGLAAPVSDLSRGCSAEDIVNTVAIVLLLADQQKKK; this is translated from the coding sequence ATGTTCATAATAGATGATTTAATAAACAAAGCAAAAGGAAACTCCGGAAGTATTGTTTTGCCGGAATCCACTGATCCACGCGTTTTAACTGCGGTTGCCAAAATTGTGGCAATGGACTTGGCAAAAGTTACCCTGCTGGGTGAAAGTGAAATAATAAATCAAGAAGCCAAAGCACTAAATATAGAATTAAACAATGTGACCATAATAAATCCTGAGACCTCAGAAGACATTCCCGCTTTTGCAGAAGCATATTATCAAAGACGAAAAGAGAAAGGTGTTACAATGGCTCAGGCGATAGAGACAGTTAAAAATCCTTTATATTTCGGTGCTTCAATGGTTAAAGAGGGAAAAGTTGAAGGAATGGTTGCTGGAGCAGTTAATATTACAGCAGATGTTTTAAGGGCTGCATTACAAGTGATTGGTGTTATGCCGGGGCTTAAAACTGTTTCCAGCGCATTTATAATGCCGGTTCCTGATTTTCGGGGGGAAAAAAGAATTTTTTTATTTGCCGATTGTGCTGTAGTTCCCAATCCCAGTTCAGAACAGCTTGCGGACATTGCTATGAGCTCTGCTTTAACCCGAAAAGCTATAATCGGAGATGAGCCAAAAGTAGCTTTACTTTCGTTTTCCACCTTAGGAAGTGCTAAACACGAACTTGTAGATAAAGTAACTATGGCTAAAGAAATTTTAACAGAAAGAAAGGTGGATTTTGATTTTGATGGAGAATTACAGGTTGATGCAGCTATAATTCCCGAAGTAGCAAAAAGGAAAGCACCCCAAAGTTCTGTGGCAGGAAATGCCAATATCCTTATTTTCCCGGATTTACAGGCAGGAAATATTGGTTATAAACTGGCTCAATACATAGGAAAAGTAGAAGCAATCGGACCTATCATACAAGGTTTAGCAGCTCCGGTAAGTGATTTATCCCGTGGTTGTTCT
- a CDS encoding efflux RND transporter periplasmic adaptor subunit codes for MRKKWWIIIVIVLLILLVLFLGKSCGKKKQTETVKPTETETYTVKRGDISSRIEITGEVQPEVVVSLKSKVSGKIVKFYAWENDYVTSGQIIADIEPDYNQANTLFNTKAMLQKAEMNLKNARKDLADKTILLQKQFISQEEYDKASDALKEAEIEYTQASSQYEMIRDLDVPGKVTHVYATASGVVIERNINEGEMVQSSLTSFGEGTVIMKIADLNKMIVKSNINEVDISKFKLNQSAEITLDALPYEQYNGKVVKIAPQAIIENNAKVFPIEINLNASGKVVKPGMTANVTILADSRQNVLVIPIRAVFSNDLNQDIVYLVKDTKSPSKETKSKEKTSSAPNSVATPVKLGTNDLLQVEVIEGLKEGDIILLNEPVTNNNKMFM; via the coding sequence ATGCGTAAGAAATGGTGGATAATTATAGTTATAGTGCTTCTGATTCTGCTGGTTTTGTTTTTGGGAAAAAGCTGCGGTAAGAAAAAGCAAACTGAAACAGTCAAACCTACAGAGACAGAAACCTATACCGTTAAACGGGGAGATATTTCTTCCCGCATAGAAATTACAGGTGAAGTTCAACCGGAAGTTGTGGTTTCCCTAAAATCCAAAGTAAGCGGGAAAATTGTCAAGTTTTATGCCTGGGAAAATGATTATGTTACTTCCGGACAGATAATTGCCGATATTGAACCGGATTATAATCAGGCAAATACTCTTTTCAATACGAAGGCAATGCTGCAAAAAGCGGAAATGAACTTGAAAAATGCGCGTAAGGATTTGGCTGATAAAACTATTCTTCTGCAAAAACAATTTATTTCGCAGGAAGAATATGATAAGGCATCGGATGCCTTAAAAGAGGCAGAAATTGAATATACTCAAGCCAGCAGTCAATATGAAATGATTCGCGATCTGGATGTTCCGGGAAAAGTAACTCATGTTTATGCTACCGCCAGTGGAGTTGTTATTGAACGTAATATTAACGAAGGTGAAATGGTTCAATCCAGTTTAACCAGTTTTGGTGAAGGTACTGTGATTATGAAAATTGCCGATTTAAATAAGATGATTGTAAAAAGTAACATCAACGAAGTAGATATTTCCAAATTTAAACTGAATCAGAGTGCAGAAATAACTTTGGATGCTCTTCCTTATGAACAATACAATGGCAAGGTGGTAAAAATTGCACCGCAGGCAATTATAGAAAATAATGCCAAGGTCTTTCCCATTGAAATTAATCTTAATGCCAGCGGTAAAGTTGTTAAACCGGGAATGACAGCAAATGTAACTATTTTGGCTGATTCGCGCCAAAATGTTTTGGTAATTCCTATCCGAGCCGTCTTCAGTAACGATTTAAATCAGGATATTGTTTATCTGGTTAAAGACACTAAAAGTCCGTCTAAAGAAACCAAAAGCAAGGAGAAAACATCTTCGGCTCCCAATTCTGTTGCCACACCTGTAAAGCTTGGTACTAATGATTTGTTGCAAGTGGAAGTGATAGAAGGGCTTAAAGAAGGAGATATAATTTTGCTGAACGAACCGGTTACCAATAATAATAAAATGTTTATGTAA
- a CDS encoding PTS sugar transporter subunit IIA, producing the protein MNKLFMPELVKIVEKFENKNACLQYMANLLSESGCLSFPDRFLAAVKGREEIMSTGIGKGIAIPHARDLTVSCLRIAVCLVKQDLDFSSVDNLPVHLVFMIAVPQSSNQDYMKILRSLSEFLRREENRETLLQAKDERYLYEKVQFLEEELLPQLGV; encoded by the coding sequence ATGAACAAGCTTTTTATGCCCGAACTGGTAAAGATTGTAGAGAAGTTCGAGAACAAAAATGCCTGCCTGCAATATATGGCAAATTTGCTATCGGAAAGCGGCTGTTTAAGTTTTCCAGACCGTTTTCTGGCAGCAGTTAAAGGAAGAGAAGAAATAATGAGCACGGGTATAGGGAAAGGGATTGCTATTCCCCATGCCAGGGACTTAACAGTTAGCTGTTTAAGGATAGCTGTCTGTTTAGTGAAACAGGATTTGGATTTCTCCAGTGTGGATAATTTACCTGTGCATTTGGTTTTTATGATAGCCGTTCCCCAAAGTTCCAATCAGGATTATATGAAGATTTTACGGTCATTATCGGAATTTTTGAGGCGGGAAGAAAACAGGGAAACATTGTTACAAGCCAAAGATGAAAGGTATTTGTATGAAAAAGTTCAATTTTTGGAAGAAGAACTACTTCCTCAGCTTGGCGTTTAG
- a CDS encoding PorV/PorQ family protein has protein sequence MKKFNFWKKNYFLSLAFSILFLMPLLAQHQDAGTTGFSTLKIIYSARANGMGQAMLGRAKNFDGMQFNPASIIRVPNQGVFTTFADHFVGSGGGSVSYVVPKNIYTSYGFYLNYWNSGSIDRTDVGTNGEFIELNDTFNAQDILAGFTLAKFVSPALDAGGSIKFVLDQIDDKSASAVLIDIGILHHTANERIKVGLSAKNLGFQISHYSDKKYDEGIPFTYGAGFGIDVGKNTLLNIDITKANGENFIGKFGVEQQIHPSLVLRGGFKTNAGDYYLGGNMEWTSGISLGVGWIWKKIALDYAVASYGDLGLTNQVSIRYNIE, from the coding sequence ATGAAAAAGTTCAATTTTTGGAAGAAGAACTACTTCCTCAGCTTGGCGTTTAGTATTCTTTTTCTAATGCCATTGCTGGCACAGCATCAAGATGCCGGAACTACCGGTTTTTCTACATTAAAGATAATTTATTCTGCCAGAGCAAACGGAATGGGACAAGCAATGCTGGGAAGAGCAAAAAATTTTGATGGTATGCAGTTTAATCCTGCATCCATAATCAGAGTTCCCAATCAGGGTGTTTTTACTACCTTTGCAGACCATTTTGTTGGTTCCGGAGGTGGTTCGGTAAGTTATGTAGTTCCAAAAAATATATACACTTCTTATGGATTTTATTTAAACTATTGGAATTCGGGTTCTATAGACAGGACGGATGTAGGGACAAATGGCGAATTTATTGAACTGAATGATACCTTTAATGCCCAAGATATATTAGCCGGCTTTACTTTGGCAAAATTCGTAAGCCCTGCTTTGGATGCGGGAGGTAGTATAAAATTTGTTTTAGACCAAATAGATGATAAATCAGCTTCTGCTGTCTTAATTGATATCGGTATTTTACATCATACTGCTAACGAAAGAATAAAAGTAGGTCTATCGGCGAAAAATTTGGGTTTCCAAATTAGCCACTACAGCGATAAAAAATACGATGAAGGAATACCATTTACTTATGGTGCAGGTTTTGGAATAGATGTGGGGAAAAATACTCTGCTGAATATAGATATTACTAAAGCCAACGGAGAAAACTTTATCGGTAAATTTGGAGTTGAACAACAAATTCATCCTTCCTTAGTTCTAAGAGGCGGATTTAAAACTAATGCCGGGGACTATTATCTGGGAGGAAATATGGAATGGACTTCCGGAATAAGTTTAGGAGTGGGCTGGATTTGGAAAAAAATTGCCCTGGACTATGCTGTTGCTTCTTACGGGGACTTAGGATTAACCAATCAGGTAAGTATAAGATATAATATTGAATAA